The proteins below come from a single Pseudarthrobacter sp. SSS035 genomic window:
- a CDS encoding FAD-dependent oxidoreductase: MNPLHPADSVAPKNSSFNSLELATTTADLTAPVISRSNVLVVGGGPAGVAAAVTAARSGATVTLLERYSSLGGLASGGMVLVLDDMINGQEITVTGIVSEYVERLQKLGLAVVPPADDRKTSEELWNKWGRYGTFDFHSHTNPKPICYAAAFDPDGWKRVSNDLVREAGVDLRLHSWFSRPIVDNGVIKGVICETKLGPQAFMADIVIDTTGDIDVASRAGASYAKDNYLTTLVFRLGNVNTDAAEAFEQANPKEARAINRKIKRLLGGAWELWWLKTPIDGVVWCNAPHMTGFDGTDPADMTAAEFAARDRISEAVDYVRANLPGFENCYMLDVASQMGVRQTRLLQGEYVMTKDDVTQRRHFADTVARGRDYYYPYRSLLPTEVDQLLVAGRHYSATPEAQKMSREIPPCMAMGQAVGVAAALAVDNGILVRDVSALDIQQGMRRHGADPGDVPSSNATLDADAAVPA, from the coding sequence ATGAACCCGCTCCACCCAGCCGACTCCGTCGCGCCCAAAAACTCCTCCTTCAACTCGCTGGAACTTGCAACCACGACGGCGGACCTCACCGCCCCCGTCATCTCCCGTTCCAACGTCCTCGTGGTGGGCGGTGGCCCCGCAGGCGTGGCAGCTGCCGTCACCGCGGCCCGCTCCGGCGCCACAGTCACGCTGCTGGAACGCTACTCATCCCTCGGCGGCCTCGCCTCCGGCGGCATGGTCCTGGTGCTCGACGACATGATCAACGGCCAGGAAATCACCGTCACCGGCATCGTCTCCGAGTACGTCGAGCGCCTGCAGAAGCTGGGCCTCGCCGTCGTCCCGCCGGCTGATGACCGCAAAACGTCCGAGGAACTCTGGAACAAGTGGGGCCGCTACGGCACCTTCGACTTCCACTCCCACACCAACCCCAAGCCCATCTGCTACGCCGCGGCGTTCGACCCGGACGGCTGGAAGCGCGTCTCCAACGACCTGGTCCGGGAGGCCGGCGTGGACCTGCGCCTGCACTCCTGGTTCTCCCGCCCCATCGTGGACAACGGCGTGATCAAGGGTGTCATCTGCGAGACCAAGCTGGGCCCGCAGGCCTTTATGGCAGACATTGTCATCGACACCACCGGCGACATCGACGTCGCGTCCCGGGCCGGCGCCAGCTACGCCAAGGACAACTACCTCACCACGCTCGTTTTCCGCCTGGGCAACGTGAACACGGATGCAGCCGAGGCCTTCGAGCAGGCCAACCCGAAGGAAGCCCGCGCCATCAACCGCAAGATCAAGCGCCTGCTCGGCGGCGCCTGGGAACTGTGGTGGCTCAAGACCCCCATCGACGGCGTGGTCTGGTGCAACGCCCCGCACATGACCGGCTTCGACGGCACGGACCCGGCAGACATGACCGCCGCCGAGTTCGCCGCCCGCGACCGGATCTCCGAGGCCGTGGACTACGTCCGCGCCAACCTGCCCGGCTTCGAAAACTGCTACATGCTGGACGTCGCCTCCCAGATGGGCGTCCGCCAGACCCGCCTCCTGCAGGGCGAATACGTCATGACCAAGGACGACGTCACCCAGCGCCGGCACTTCGCCGACACCGTGGCCCGCGGCCGCGACTACTACTACCCGTACCGTTCGCTGCTGCCCACGGAAGTGGACCAGCTCCTGGTGGCCGGCCGCCACTACTCCGCCACCCCCGAGGCGCAGAAAATGTCCCGCGAGATCCCGCCCTGCATGGCCATGGGCCAGGCCGTCGGCGTCGCAGCGGCCCTCGCCGTCGATAACGGCATCCTGGTCCGCGACGTGTCCGCGCTGGACATCCAGCAGGGCATGCGCCGGCACGGCGCCGACCCGGGCGACGTCCCGTCGTCGAACGCCACCCTGGACGCCGACGCGGCGGTGCCGGCATGA
- a CDS encoding CaiB/BaiF CoA-transferase family protein, translating into MSTVTEELTVPAERTTAERTTAAPAAAAEAGSAQPAATPLPLDGIKIVDFTQVFMGPSCTQLLGDYGADIIKVERPGAGDISRNSFPDKDGKDNPIFLSINRNKRSVSIDTRTEEGRNVLHAILADADVVVSNFRSGVMERMGFGYEELKAENPGIIWASGTGFGPVGPYSHKGGQDAIAQAYSGVMWRRESDDQKPAIYPTTLCDYITGMHLMQGILLALRTRETSGVGQKVEVTMYDSMLHLQMQEACMQLNRGYEVNWGAMPLSGVFETTDGAVCMVGGFTPDPLARISEALGLDEDLTLRPEFANLEQQFAHKPALQAIFRERIATNTTEYWTGQLEDQGLLNAPVHTLEQALADAQTEANGMIVEVEHPSVGTVRMLNAPIRLSATPPTVRRAAPRLGEHNVEVLLENGFDQETIERLQQLGVLR; encoded by the coding sequence ATGAGCACCGTCACCGAAGAACTGACAGTTCCCGCGGAACGCACAACAGCTGAACGCACGACGGCGGCACCCGCCGCCGCTGCTGAGGCCGGTTCTGCCCAGCCCGCCGCAACCCCGCTGCCGCTGGACGGCATCAAGATCGTGGACTTCACCCAGGTGTTTATGGGCCCGTCCTGCACGCAGCTGCTGGGCGACTACGGCGCGGACATCATCAAGGTGGAACGGCCGGGCGCCGGGGACATCTCGCGCAACTCGTTCCCGGACAAGGACGGCAAGGACAACCCGATCTTCCTGTCCATCAACCGGAACAAGCGCAGCGTCTCCATCGATACACGCACGGAGGAAGGCCGGAACGTGCTGCACGCCATCCTGGCGGACGCGGACGTGGTGGTCAGCAATTTCCGCTCCGGCGTGATGGAGCGGATGGGTTTCGGCTACGAGGAACTCAAGGCGGAGAACCCGGGCATCATCTGGGCCTCCGGCACGGGCTTCGGCCCTGTTGGCCCGTACTCGCACAAGGGCGGCCAGGACGCCATCGCGCAGGCCTACTCCGGCGTGATGTGGCGGCGGGAATCGGACGACCAGAAGCCCGCCATCTACCCCACCACCCTCTGCGACTACATCACCGGCATGCACCTGATGCAGGGCATCCTGCTGGCGCTGCGCACCCGGGAAACCTCCGGCGTCGGCCAGAAAGTGGAGGTCACCATGTACGACTCCATGCTGCACCTTCAGATGCAGGAGGCGTGCATGCAGCTCAACCGCGGCTACGAGGTCAACTGGGGCGCCATGCCCCTGAGCGGTGTCTTTGAAACCACCGACGGCGCCGTGTGCATGGTGGGCGGCTTCACCCCGGACCCGCTGGCCCGCATCTCCGAAGCCCTCGGGCTGGACGAGGACCTCACGCTCCGGCCCGAGTTCGCCAACCTGGAGCAGCAGTTCGCGCACAAGCCGGCCCTGCAGGCGATCTTCCGCGAGCGCATCGCCACCAACACCACCGAGTACTGGACCGGCCAGCTCGAGGACCAGGGGCTGCTCAACGCCCCCGTCCACACGCTGGAACAGGCCCTGGCCGACGCCCAGACCGAAGCCAACGGCATGATCGTGGAGGTTGAACACCCCAGCGTGGGCACCGTGCGCATGCTCAACGCACCCATCCGGCTCTCCGCCACCCCGCCCACGGTACGGCGCGCCGCGCCGCGGCTCGGCGAGCACAATGTCGAGGTCCTGCTGGAGAACGGCTTCGATCAGGAAACCATCGAGCGCCTGCAGCAGCTGGGGGTTCTCCGGTGA
- a CDS encoding enoyl-CoA hydratase-related protein → MVDQVTLTITNHVATVVIDRQHVLNAVNGTAQATLNEIWNQLEADPDVRAVVITGAGTRAFCVGADMSATAVDKTGLEYWAGLDPNGFGGLSLRATLDIPVIAKVNGYALGGGMEMVLGADIVIAADSAKFGLTEPRVGRLALDGGIHQLVRRIPHTQAMGMLLTGRKADAAEMQAMGLVNEVVPAEELDAAVQRWVDQILACAPTSVRAVKQMVTQTGHLTAKEARGLRLPALMAALDSEDSAEGVRAFQEKRPPVWPGR, encoded by the coding sequence ATGGTTGACCAGGTCACCCTGACCATCACCAACCACGTTGCCACGGTGGTGATCGACCGCCAGCATGTCCTCAACGCCGTCAACGGCACCGCCCAGGCCACTCTCAACGAGATCTGGAACCAGCTGGAAGCTGACCCCGACGTCCGCGCCGTTGTTATCACCGGCGCCGGCACCCGCGCGTTCTGCGTCGGGGCGGACATGTCCGCCACCGCAGTGGATAAGACGGGGCTGGAGTACTGGGCCGGGCTGGACCCGAACGGGTTCGGCGGCCTGAGCCTCCGCGCCACCTTGGACATCCCGGTCATCGCCAAGGTCAACGGCTACGCACTCGGCGGCGGCATGGAAATGGTGCTCGGCGCCGACATCGTAATCGCCGCGGACAGCGCGAAGTTCGGGCTGACGGAACCGCGGGTGGGGCGTTTGGCGCTCGACGGCGGCATCCACCAACTGGTGCGGCGCATCCCCCACACCCAGGCGATGGGCATGCTGCTCACAGGCCGGAAGGCGGACGCCGCCGAGATGCAGGCCATGGGCCTCGTCAACGAGGTGGTCCCCGCCGAAGAGCTCGACGCCGCGGTGCAGCGCTGGGTGGACCAGATCCTGGCCTGCGCCCCCACCTCAGTCCGGGCCGTGAAGCAGATGGTCACGCAAACCGGCCACCTCACGGCCAAGGAGGCCCGCGGCCTCCGGCTGCCGGCACTGATGGCGGCACTGGACAGCGAAGACTCAGCCGAAGGCGTGCGCGCCTTCCAGGAAAAGCGGCCGCCGGTCTGGCCTGGCCGCTGA
- a CDS encoding dihydrodipicolinate synthase family protein, producing the protein MTESLNNGTGKDTREPLAPGVWGVVATPFQGSTLDVDLDSLSGMVEHYEAIGATGLTVLGVFGEAAALTVAERRQVLEIAVECTNLPLVVGVTALAARPAIEEIRAAQAVAGGRLAAVMVQANSARPEVVIAHLDAIHRATGAKVVLQDYPLASGVSISTKALISVVTWCTFVIAVKAEAPPTSVAIAELTAAVGVSVFGGLGGQGLLDELMAGGAGAMTGFSYPEALIACVRAWQEDGYQAARDQLLPYLPLINFEQQSKVALAIRKECLRERGLIRDAGVRPPAAGFPEDLRSSMGVHLREASDALELQSAPDGAPAPAGRF; encoded by the coding sequence ATGACTGAATCGCTGAACAACGGAACCGGGAAGGACACACGCGAGCCCTTGGCTCCAGGCGTGTGGGGCGTGGTTGCCACGCCGTTCCAGGGCAGCACGCTGGACGTCGACCTGGACAGCCTGTCCGGGATGGTCGAGCACTACGAGGCCATCGGCGCCACGGGGCTGACGGTCCTCGGTGTCTTCGGCGAAGCCGCAGCCCTCACCGTGGCAGAACGCCGGCAGGTCCTGGAGATCGCCGTCGAGTGCACCAACCTCCCGCTGGTAGTGGGCGTGACCGCGTTGGCCGCCCGCCCCGCCATCGAGGAAATCCGCGCAGCCCAGGCCGTGGCCGGCGGGCGCCTGGCGGCCGTTATGGTGCAGGCCAATTCGGCCCGGCCGGAAGTGGTGATCGCCCATCTGGACGCCATCCACCGTGCCACCGGCGCCAAGGTGGTGCTGCAGGACTATCCGCTGGCCAGCGGCGTCAGCATCAGCACCAAGGCGCTGATCTCGGTGGTGACCTGGTGCACTTTTGTCATCGCGGTCAAAGCCGAGGCGCCGCCCACCAGTGTGGCCATCGCCGAGCTGACTGCCGCCGTCGGGGTTTCCGTCTTTGGCGGCCTGGGCGGCCAGGGACTCCTGGACGAACTCATGGCCGGCGGGGCCGGAGCCATGACCGGTTTCTCCTACCCCGAGGCGCTGATCGCGTGTGTCCGGGCGTGGCAGGAGGACGGGTACCAGGCCGCGCGGGACCAGCTGCTGCCGTACCTGCCGCTGATCAACTTCGAACAGCAGTCGAAGGTGGCCCTGGCCATCCGGAAGGAATGCCTGCGGGAACGCGGCCTCATCCGGGACGCGGGCGTCCGTCCGCCGGCTGCCGGCTTCCCCGAGGACCTGAGGTCCAGCATGGGCGTCCATCTGCGCGAGGCGTCCGACGCCCTGGAGTTACAGTCCGCCCCGGACGGCGCACCTGCGCCGGCAGGGAGGTTCTGA
- a CDS encoding SDR family oxidoreductase — translation MDLGIAGKTALVAASTGGLGLAIAKALAAEGVRVAIIGRRRDRAKEIVAELHGVHGHSAYASTGFDAVAIEADLTTPEGIVSAIEQSVADLGPIDILVLNGPGPKPGAAATLSSEDMAAAFDLLVKPHHALISHVLPGMRERRWGRILAVGSSGVAAPLPNLALSNTGRAALAGYLKTLAAEVALDAVTVNMLLPGRIATDRVAELDQAAAKRRGTTLEEIQLESRKTIPARRYGEPEEFGAAAAFLCSAPASYITGVALRCDGGLIRSL, via the coding sequence ATGGATCTGGGAATCGCCGGAAAAACAGCCCTGGTGGCCGCATCCACGGGCGGCCTTGGCCTGGCCATAGCCAAAGCCCTCGCGGCGGAAGGTGTCCGGGTGGCCATCATCGGACGCCGCCGCGACCGGGCGAAGGAGATCGTCGCGGAACTGCACGGCGTGCACGGACACAGCGCCTACGCCAGCACCGGCTTTGATGCCGTGGCCATCGAGGCGGACCTGACCACGCCGGAAGGCATCGTGTCCGCCATCGAACAGTCCGTGGCGGACCTGGGGCCCATCGACATCCTGGTCCTCAACGGCCCCGGCCCGAAACCCGGCGCCGCGGCCACCCTGAGCTCCGAGGACATGGCCGCCGCCTTCGACCTTCTGGTCAAGCCGCACCACGCCCTCATCTCGCACGTCCTTCCGGGCATGCGGGAACGGCGGTGGGGACGGATCCTCGCCGTCGGCTCCAGCGGGGTGGCCGCTCCGCTGCCCAACCTGGCCTTGTCCAACACGGGCCGCGCCGCACTGGCCGGTTACCTCAAGACCCTCGCGGCCGAAGTGGCCCTGGACGCAGTGACGGTCAACATGCTCCTGCCTGGCCGGATCGCCACCGACCGCGTGGCGGAACTGGACCAGGCCGCCGCCAAACGCCGCGGCACCACGCTGGAAGAGATCCAGCTCGAATCCCGAAAGACCATCCCCGCCCGCCGCTACGGCGAACCGGAGGAGTTCGGCGCCGCCGCCGCGTTTCTCTGCAGCGCGCCGGCGTCGTACATCACCGGAGTCGCGCTCAGGTGCGACGGCGGCCTGATCCGCAGCCTCTAG
- a CDS encoding aldehyde dehydrogenase family protein, protein MTSTATDVSTQRELITAHHLINGEWLGEAGTERINPARPGELAALSPSGTAADVDAAISAAAAAQPGWAALPAPSRGAILITAGNLLIERQTAIAEDLVREEGKTLAEAKGEVKRASDVLRFFGSLGWAATGEVLPSGLPDTTITTRREPLGVVGLITPWNFPIAIPAWKAAPALISGNAVVIKPAELTPLSATHLARALQDAGLPAGVFNVVHGKGRVVGDALARDPRIAGLSFTGSTNVGLGLQEILNARRARVQLEMGGKNGVLVLDDSDPRKAAQVVAAGAFGLTGQACTATSRVYVTPGVRKEFLEALTAEAAAYTVGDGLDTDGPDAVRMGAVVSRQQFEQDQAAVRAAVERGATLLHGSYDGDPAGALFVPAAVLTDLPFDDAAVTEEIFGPVVTVLEVADYEAGLAAINDSRYGLTAGICTDSLARATDFAARAQAGVIKVNRPTAGLDLNVPFGGVKDSSTNTFREQGRSALDFFTWGKTVYTGV, encoded by the coding sequence ATGACTTCCACAGCCACCGACGTCTCAACGCAGCGCGAACTCATCACCGCCCACCACCTCATCAACGGCGAATGGCTGGGCGAAGCGGGCACGGAGCGCATCAACCCGGCCCGCCCCGGCGAGCTTGCAGCCCTCTCCCCCAGCGGCACCGCGGCCGACGTCGACGCAGCCATCAGCGCTGCCGCCGCCGCCCAGCCCGGTTGGGCCGCCCTGCCCGCACCCTCCCGCGGCGCCATCCTCATCACCGCCGGCAACCTGTTGATCGAACGCCAGACCGCCATCGCCGAAGACCTGGTCCGTGAAGAAGGCAAGACCCTCGCCGAAGCCAAGGGCGAGGTCAAGCGCGCCTCGGACGTGCTGCGCTTCTTCGGCTCGCTCGGCTGGGCCGCCACCGGCGAAGTCCTGCCCAGCGGCCTGCCGGACACCACCATCACCACCCGGCGCGAACCGCTCGGCGTCGTCGGGCTCATCACGCCGTGGAACTTCCCCATCGCCATCCCGGCCTGGAAGGCCGCCCCGGCGCTGATCAGCGGCAACGCCGTGGTCATCAAGCCGGCCGAGCTCACCCCGCTCTCCGCCACGCACCTGGCCCGCGCCCTGCAGGACGCCGGACTGCCCGCCGGCGTGTTCAACGTGGTTCACGGCAAGGGCCGCGTGGTGGGCGACGCCCTGGCCCGCGATCCCCGCATCGCCGGGCTCTCCTTCACCGGCTCCACCAACGTGGGGCTCGGACTGCAGGAGATCCTCAACGCCCGCCGCGCCCGGGTCCAGCTCGAAATGGGCGGCAAGAACGGCGTGCTGGTCCTGGACGACTCCGATCCCCGCAAGGCCGCCCAGGTGGTGGCGGCCGGCGCCTTCGGCCTCACCGGCCAGGCCTGCACGGCAACGTCCCGCGTCTACGTCACGCCCGGAGTCCGCAAGGAATTCCTGGAGGCACTCACGGCGGAAGCCGCCGCCTACACAGTCGGGGACGGCCTCGACACTGATGGGCCGGACGCTGTCCGGATGGGGGCCGTGGTGAGCAGGCAGCAGTTCGAGCAGGACCAGGCGGCGGTGCGCGCCGCCGTCGAACGCGGGGCAACCCTCCTGCACGGATCGTACGACGGCGACCCCGCCGGCGCGCTCTTCGTCCCGGCCGCCGTGCTCACCGACCTCCCGTTCGACGACGCCGCCGTGACCGAGGAGATCTTCGGGCCCGTGGTGACGGTCCTGGAGGTGGCCGACTACGAGGCAGGGCTCGCAGCCATCAACGACTCCCGCTACGGCCTGACCGCCGGCATCTGCACCGACTCGCTGGCACGCGCCACGGACTTCGCCGCCCGTGCCCAGGCCGGCGTGATCAAAGTCAACCGTCCGACGGCGGGCCTGGACCTGAACGTGCCGTTCGGCGGGGTAAAAGATTCCTCCACCAACACGTTCCGCGAGCAGGGCAGGTCCGCGCTGGACTTCTTCACCTGGGGCAAAACCGTCTACACGGGTGTGTAG
- the fdxA gene encoding ferredoxin, translating to MTYVIAQPCVDVKDKACIEECPVDCIYEGERSLYIHPSECVDCGACDPVCPVEAIYYSDDVPDEWADYVRANVEFFEELGSPQGAAGLGNLGRDHPVVAAEPMTEPVGG from the coding sequence GTGACGTATGTGATCGCGCAGCCGTGCGTGGATGTGAAGGACAAGGCGTGCATCGAGGAATGCCCGGTGGACTGCATCTACGAGGGCGAACGCTCGCTCTACATCCATCCGTCCGAGTGCGTGGACTGCGGGGCATGCGATCCGGTGTGCCCCGTGGAGGCCATCTACTACTCGGACGACGTCCCGGATGAATGGGCCGACTATGTCCGAGCCAACGTGGAGTTCTTCGAGGAGCTGGGATCCCCGCAAGGCGCCGCCGGCCTCGGGAACCTGGGCCGGGACCACCCGGTGGTCGCCGCCGAGCCGATGACCGAGCCGGTCGGTGGGTGA
- a CDS encoding HNH endonuclease, with protein sequence MSDIILGWDPAGWNRWNYAAVVEQVAVTGLHLEPWSVGRSVAPGAGVWLLLLGAHGPGLLGHGVVLSGQPGQTDQAASSGQPEFTVQVAFDALLPLGDHVPAAVLDAAVPGVVWASAETGGMALESGDEAAVRALWATHGPAQGPDPTQPVPGTYPETAVVHVTANRYERDAAARRACIAHRGSSCAACGFSFELAYGELGKDFIDVHHVVPAAQLGGGYQLDPLTDLVPLCANCHAMAHHGVSTPRTHAELRQIMATAGYLRGTTVAPEEIEAQRVAREILGK encoded by the coding sequence ATGAGCGACATCATCCTGGGCTGGGACCCGGCTGGCTGGAACCGCTGGAACTACGCGGCTGTTGTTGAACAGGTTGCCGTGACCGGCCTGCATCTGGAGCCTTGGAGCGTGGGCCGGAGCGTTGCCCCGGGCGCCGGCGTGTGGCTGCTCCTGCTGGGAGCGCACGGCCCCGGCCTGCTCGGCCATGGCGTTGTCCTGTCGGGGCAGCCCGGGCAGACGGATCAGGCGGCCTCGTCGGGCCAGCCTGAGTTCACCGTTCAGGTTGCGTTCGATGCGCTCCTGCCGCTGGGCGACCACGTGCCTGCGGCGGTCCTCGACGCAGCGGTGCCCGGCGTCGTGTGGGCCAGCGCCGAAACCGGGGGCATGGCGCTGGAGTCCGGCGACGAAGCCGCGGTCCGGGCGCTCTGGGCCACTCACGGGCCGGCGCAAGGACCTGACCCCACCCAACCTGTGCCCGGCACGTACCCCGAGACCGCCGTCGTGCACGTCACCGCCAACCGGTACGAGCGTGATGCGGCGGCCCGGCGGGCGTGCATCGCGCACCGCGGCAGCAGCTGCGCGGCTTGCGGGTTCTCCTTCGAACTGGCGTACGGGGAGCTCGGCAAGGACTTCATCGACGTCCACCATGTGGTGCCGGCGGCCCAACTCGGCGGCGGCTACCAGCTGGATCCGCTCACGGATCTGGTTCCGCTCTGCGCCAATTGCCATGCCATGGCCCACCACGGGGTGAGCACGCCGCGCACGCACGCCGAGCTGCGGCAAATCATGGCCACCGCCGGATACCTCCGCGGAACCACCGTTGCCCCTGAGGAGATTGAGGCCCAGCGCGTTGCCCGCGAGATCCTCGGCAAATAG
- a CDS encoding flotillin family protein, with product MPDLSAFFPLLAAIIGAILVVGFVWGAIKLMWKVAEPNEALIISGLTRGTLETRAGMDFKIVTGKGALVFPGLQTVRMLSLTLNETELKVSCVTSQGIQVIVEGVVIYKIGDAPPFIANAARRFLGQQPKMESQVYNVFEGHLRSIIGSMTVEEIIRERDKLGSQVRSASGVEMEKLGLVVDSLQIKDLQDPTGYIQNIAKPHIAQVKMEARIAEATRNREAAEKEAEAAAMIADAQSISAIRQSVAQANAERAKAEAAQAGPLADATARQHVVVQETEVAKLEADREEQKLQTTIRKPADAKAYAKRTDAEGQKAADISAAEALARRTELEAQANARRTELQAQANATAAAAAAGATKVTGEAEAAATRARGEAAASAIKAKALAEADGIKARAEALGTNQDAVISQQLAENMPAIIAAAAEPFSHVGQMTVLNGGEGVNKMLGGILAQVGDYLPALSSALKNSREGKRPAKAPDA from the coding sequence ATGCCGGATCTGTCAGCATTCTTCCCGCTTCTTGCCGCGATTATCGGGGCAATACTGGTGGTCGGCTTTGTTTGGGGGGCCATCAAACTGATGTGGAAAGTGGCGGAGCCCAATGAGGCCCTGATCATCTCCGGCCTGACCCGCGGGACCCTGGAAACCCGGGCCGGAATGGACTTCAAGATTGTCACCGGAAAGGGCGCCCTGGTATTTCCGGGCCTGCAGACCGTCCGAATGCTTTCCCTGACGCTGAATGAAACGGAGTTAAAGGTTTCCTGCGTGACTTCGCAGGGCATCCAGGTGATTGTGGAGGGCGTGGTAATTTACAAAATCGGTGACGCCCCGCCGTTTATCGCAAATGCGGCCAGGCGTTTCCTGGGCCAGCAGCCCAAAATGGAAAGCCAGGTCTACAACGTCTTTGAGGGCCACCTGCGGTCCATCATCGGAAGCATGACCGTGGAAGAGATCATCCGCGAACGGGACAAGCTGGGGTCCCAGGTCCGCAGCGCCAGCGGAGTGGAAATGGAGAAGCTGGGGCTGGTGGTGGATTCGCTTCAGATCAAGGACCTGCAGGACCCCACGGGCTACATCCAGAACATCGCCAAGCCCCACATTGCCCAGGTCAAAATGGAGGCCCGGATCGCGGAGGCCACGCGGAACCGTGAGGCGGCCGAGAAGGAAGCCGAGGCGGCCGCAATGATCGCGGACGCGCAGAGCATTTCGGCCATCCGGCAGTCGGTGGCGCAGGCGAACGCCGAACGGGCCAAAGCCGAGGCCGCCCAGGCTGGACCGCTGGCCGATGCAACAGCCCGGCAGCACGTCGTCGTGCAGGAAACGGAAGTGGCCAAGCTGGAGGCGGACCGGGAAGAGCAGAAGCTCCAGACCACCATCCGGAAGCCGGCCGATGCCAAGGCATATGCCAAACGCACCGACGCTGAAGGCCAAAAGGCGGCGGACATCAGCGCCGCCGAGGCGCTGGCCCGCCGCACCGAACTCGAAGCCCAGGCCAACGCCCGCCGGACGGAGCTCCAGGCCCAGGCGAACGCCACTGCCGCGGCGGCCGCGGCCGGAGCCACGAAGGTCACCGGCGAGGCCGAAGCCGCTGCCACCAGGGCCCGCGGTGAAGCCGCGGCCTCCGCCATCAAGGCCAAGGCGCTGGCCGAGGCAGACGGCATCAAGGCGCGCGCCGAAGCACTCGGGACCAACCAGGACGCCGTCATTTCGCAGCAGCTGGCCGAAAACATGCCGGCCATCATCGCCGCAGCGGCCGAGCCTTTCTCCCACGTGGGCCAGATGACCGTGCTGAACGGCGGCGAGGGCGTCAACAAGATGCTGGGCGGCATCCTGGCCCAGGTGGGCGACTACCTTCCTGCCTTGTCTTCGGCACTGAAGAACAGCCGGGAAGGCAAGCGCCCCGCGAAAGCCCCCGATGCATAA
- a CDS encoding glycosyltransferase family 1 protein, translating to MRIAIVAESFLPLMNGVTHSILRVLEHLEDQGHDVLVIAPSTYAVSEFVGPAEMVHGATVHRVPAVPLAGYTNVRVAMGGVYRVKRILADYAPDVVHLASPFILGWRAVQAAHQLGIPTIAIYQTEVPSYAARYGVPFLENWAWNRVENIHLLATRTLVPSTFALNQLRGRGIPRVGMWRRGVDTARFSPEKRDAGWRATVAPGGERIIGYVGRLAIEKQVEDLAALAKVPNTKLVIVGDGPQKSALQEALPDAVFTGFLGGEELAKAVASFDLFVHPGEFETFCQTIQEAMASGVPVVATGRGGPLDLVENSRTGWLYQPGDLAGFRARVMDLMGDDAKRRAFARTAHASVQARTWPVLSAELVRQYQSVIAGEPLAETVETKSRRPVVEPAQTKSGASL from the coding sequence GTGAGGATCGCAATTGTTGCCGAGTCATTCCTGCCGCTGATGAACGGAGTGACCCACTCCATCCTGAGGGTGCTTGAACACCTGGAGGACCAGGGCCACGACGTCCTGGTCATCGCCCCTTCCACCTATGCCGTCTCCGAGTTCGTGGGACCGGCCGAGATGGTTCACGGCGCGACGGTGCACCGGGTTCCCGCAGTTCCGCTGGCTGGCTACACCAACGTGCGAGTGGCGATGGGCGGTGTGTACCGGGTCAAGCGAATCCTTGCCGACTACGCACCCGACGTTGTCCACCTCGCCTCGCCGTTTATCCTCGGGTGGCGGGCAGTGCAGGCCGCGCATCAGTTGGGGATCCCCACCATAGCCATCTACCAGACCGAGGTTCCCAGCTACGCCGCACGCTATGGTGTGCCGTTCCTGGAGAACTGGGCGTGGAACCGGGTGGAGAACATCCACCTGCTGGCCACCCGGACCCTGGTGCCGTCCACCTTCGCGCTGAACCAGTTGCGCGGCCGCGGGATTCCGCGGGTGGGCATGTGGCGGCGCGGTGTGGATACCGCGCGGTTTTCGCCGGAAAAGCGCGACGCCGGGTGGCGGGCAACGGTTGCCCCCGGCGGTGAGCGCATCATCGGCTACGTCGGCCGGCTGGCCATCGAAAAGCAGGTGGAGGACCTCGCCGCGCTCGCCAAGGTCCCGAATACCAAGCTGGTGATTGTGGGCGACGGACCCCAAAAGTCCGCCCTGCAGGAAGCCCTGCCGGACGCCGTGTTCACCGGGTTCCTCGGCGGTGAGGAGCTGGCGAAGGCGGTGGCGTCCTTCGACCTTTTTGTCCATCCCGGCGAGTTCGAGACGTTCTGCCAGACCATCCAGGAGGCCATGGCATCGGGGGTGCCGGTGGTGGCCACAGGCCGCGGCGGGCCCCTGGACCTGGTGGAAAACTCCCGTACAGGCTGGCTGTACCAGCCCGGCGACCTGGCCGGTTTCCGCGCCCGGGTGATGGACCTGATGGGCGACGACGCCAAGCGCCGCGCGTTCGCCAGGACAGCGCACGCCTCGGTCCAGGCGCGGACGTGGCCGGTGCTCAGCGCCGAACTGGTGCGTCAGTACCAATCAGTAATCGCCGGAGAACCGTTGGCTGAAACCGTCGAAACCAAGAGCCGCCGCCCGGTGGTTGAGCCTGCCCAAACCAAAAGTGGAGCGTCCCTGTGA